The sequence GTACGTTTCGGATGGCCATCTGCCGGTGCAGGGCCATGGTGTTTCGATAGGCCAGGAGCGCTGCATTTTCTTCCGACTGAATGCGTACCAGGCCGCGATGGGGTAGCTCCAGGTCGAGGGTCGCGCTGTCGCCATCGGTCACCACCAGCTCGGCGCGCGCCAGGGTGTTGCCCCGGCGGCGCACCAGCAGCGGGTAGATGCCAGCGCTCGGGGCCCGCACGGCCGTCGCAAAGTCGCCGTTGATGTCGGTGGTGGCCAGCGCGAGCGTGTCAATGGCGCGCCCGTTGGCGTTAGCCACCAGCACGTTGAACCCGCTGTAGTTGCGCACCGAGTCGATGGCGGCCGACACGGTAATGCGCCCCGAGAGGTGGCTGCGCACCCGCGTTTCGGGGGCCGACTGGCAGCCCAGCGCAAGGCTGGCCAGAAAGACAAACGCCGCGATGCGTGCAAACACCGGCCGAAGGGCGCAAAAAGGCGGGGCGACAGAAGGGGAAGGCATGAAAGCGGGGGTTCTTAAGCGTCGAGGGTTTCTTTGAGCAAACGCCGTACCACCTGCGGGTCGGGCGATCCGTCGAAGCGATCCATGACCCGGCCAATGAAGAAGCCCAGCAGGCCTTGCTTGCCGTTGCGGTACGTGGTCACCTTATCGGAATGATCGGCTACTACAGCGTCAACGACCGGCCGGATGGCGTCGGCATCGGACACCTGCAGCAGGTTGCGTTCCTCGGCAATGGCTTCGGCCGAGCGGTTGGGCGTTTCGAGCAGCGCCGTAAAGATGTCCTGTGCACCGCTTGAACTGACGCGCGCGTCGAGCCGCAAGTACACGAGCTCCGCAAGCCGTTCGGGCGACACGCCAAGGGCATCGATGGACGTGTTGCGTTCGTTTCGTTCACGCAGCACGTTGGTCATGATGAAGTTGGCGACGGCCTGGGCCTGCGCGGTGGTGTCGCCGCCTTTGGTGTGCTTGAAGAGGGCGCGCAAGGTGTCCTCAAAGTAATCGGCCACGCTGCGTTCCTCTACCAGCACGCCGGCCGCGTAGGGCGACAGCCCAATGTCGTTGATGAAGCGTTCGCGGCGGGCGTCGGGCATCTCGGGCAGGGCTTCGCGCTGGGCGGTGCGCATCGCCTCGTCCACCACAACGGGCGGCAAGTCGGGATCCGGCATGTAGCGGTAATCGGGCGCATCTTCCTTCGTGCGCAGCACGCGCGTCTGCCCGGCGGCCGCGTCCCATCGCAGCGTGGCCTGCGTAACCGGCGCGCCGCGGATGTGGCACCGCATGTGGCGCAGGGCCTCGTAGGTGAGCGCATCGGCGACGTGGCGGATCGAGTTGAGGTTCTTTACCTCGGTGCGCGTGCCAAGCGCCGTGTGGCCGCGGCGGCGCACGCTGATGTTGGCATCGCAGCGCAGCGAGCCGTCCGCCAGGGTGCCGTCGCTAATGCCCAGGTAGCGAACGATCCGGCGAATCGTTTGCAAGCAGCGAGACGCCTCGCGCGGGTGGCGCACATCCGGGGCAGTTACAATCTCGATGAGCGGCACGCCGCACCGGTTGTAGTCGACGCGCGTATGCCCTGCGCTGTGCATCGACTTGCCCGCGTCCTCCTCTAGGTGGATTCGCGTGATGTGCACGCGCCGCGTAGGGGCCGCCGGGTCGTCGCCGGCTGCGGCGCCCGCTGGCACGTCAAGGTAGCCGTCGTAGCACAGCGGCATGTCGTGCTGCGAGATCTGGTACCCCTTGGGCAAATCCGGGTAGAAGTAGTGCTTGCGCGCGAACGTCGAGTGTTCGGCGATCGAGCAATGGGTAGCCAGCCCCATGCGCACCGCATACGCCACGGCTTTTTTGTTAAGGACGGGGAGCGTGCCGGGATGCCCCAGGCTTACCGGGTCTACCTGCGTGTTGGGGGCGCCGTCGCCCTGCGCGGCCTCTGGGCTAAACAGTTTGGAAGACGTGCGGAGTTGACAGTGCACCTCCAGCCCGATGACCGGCTCGTACTCGTCGTGAAGCATGGACAGGCGATGGTTACAGAAATCCACGGGCGATCGCGCGCGGCACATATCTACAGACTCTATCTACCGCACGTATGCCCAAATGTTCGGTGCAAGGCGCCGGGCGTGCGTCCAGCATTGATGAAAGATGGCGGGACCGCTCCCGGATGCGCGGTGCGCGCTACGGGGCGGCGATGGCAGTAGTCCTGTGGCGTTATTGTTGCATATCCAACAATTGTTGGCTCTGCGCCGCGTGTCTCTTGCACCCGCCCGCTGTGCCATCTATACTAACCCGTACGTACTCCTTCCGGATAGCCCAACCTTCATGCTTTCACTCACGCGTTCTGTGTTGTATGCCGTAGGAGCAACCCTCCTTCTCCTGGCCGGATGCCAGGCGAGTGCGCCGGTGGCGCCAACGTACGATCGTCCCCATTATCCCATCCGCGGGCAGGTGGATGAGGCGCGCACCGGGCAGGCGCTGGATAGCGCGACGGTGGTGCTGCGCACCCGCCCCGATACCTTCCTGACGTACCAGGGGGCGTTTTCGGCAGGCCCTCAGCCCATTGGGTTGCACCTGTTCGAGATCAGCAAGCGCGGGTACTTTACGCGTCGCAACACCTCCGTGCTGTCGCTGCCCGACGGCCGTGCCGATACGCTGAGCACCGTACTGCGCCGGAAGCAGCTTGCCGTCATGTGCGCGTCGGTAGACTCCACCGTTGCGGAGGAGCGCGGGCTGCGGTTTGTGATCTTGGATGCCTTCGTGCGGCAGGATACGCTCAGCGTAGATATTGGCATGACGAGCGAGCGCCTGCAGCCGTGGTTTGTGCCCGACAACTACGGGTACTACGGGCACTACCGCGTCATTGCTGTCACGCCCCAGGGCGACACGCTACAATTTACGCACGCCAATGCCCCGGCGGGCAATCCTGGCTACCCCAACCGGATCTACCGGGAGGAAAACATTCTGCCAATCATCTCGACGCGCTTTCGCCGGCTGGAGCCCATTGTGGGCACGATCACACCGGTCCCACCCAAAGGCACGCCCATCCGGGTGGAGGTGGCCTACCACACGCCCATTGGCGATACGTTGAAGACGTCGCCCGTATCCGACTTTCCCGCGGTGCCGGGGCTCGACTCACTCTACACCACCACCTACGATACGATGACGGTGCGCGGCGACCTGCTCGTGCCCGACAGCCTCTTGCTGGAGCGCGACACCCTCAGCATCTGGCCCGGCGACCTGAAGCTCGACACGTCGACCGTGGCGCTGTACACCCCGCCCGATTCCCTGGTGCCCGACTCCACCATGCGCGCCCTGGTACAGGCCCTGGCGGCCACCGTACCTACCACAACGCCCGACAGCATCCTCTCCGACTCGGTCAAGAACATTTTCCGCTCGGTGGATTGGGGGGAGGGGCTAACGCTACAGCGGCGGGTCGATTCGTTGCAGTCTGCCGTTGGCGATTCGGCATATGCTGCGGCGTTGCGGCGCCTGCGCACCTCCACCGCGGGGCGCGTGCTCCGCCGCCAGGCCCGCGTGCGAACAGCCGCCATCGACTCCCTCGTGGCGCTAACCTTTTTGGCGGCCGATCCCACGCCGCGCGCGCCGCTCCCCGAGCGCCTCGCCTCGCTCGACAGCGTGCGCGTGGATACGTTGCGCAGTGGACGCTTCAACGCTGTAGTGCAGGCGCTCACCCAAGACACCGTCCGCACCATCGAGGTCGTTTCGCAGCCGGATACCGTGGCGGCAGACACGGCCGCGGTCGATTCGATGATGACGGCGCAGGGACCGCCTGGCGCTCGCCCCATGCCGTCCGACAGCCTCGCGCCCGCGGCCGACAGCGTCCAAACCGATAGCCTTCGGGTGGGGCCCCCGGCCGACACTGTGCAGACATCTACCGTGCGCATGGTGCCCGATACGGTGCGCACCATCACCATCGTACGCGATACGGTGTTCATCGATTCGGTGCGCGTGGTCTCAGATGTCGATCAGGCGGCGGCCGTGCGCGCGCTCCTGCAGCGGCGGCGCTTGCCCACCGACACCCTCGGACAGCGCATTGCCCCGGCCCGCCTGGATCTGCAGCTTACGCTCACGCAGCGTCCCCTCATGGCCCTCGTGCCCGACTCGTCGGTTGCAATTACAACGCAGCCGCTGGTGCGCCCCCGGTCGGTTATCGAGCAAGACCTGCTGCGGCCCATCAACCGCTACCCGCAGCGTTACCTCGAGGCCTGGAAGCAACAGCAAGCGTGGCGCCTGATGCCGCGGTACTGCAAACTGTATCCGCAAACGCTTAAAACCGATCCGCAAACGACCACCATCCGCTAGCGTAGCAATGCCTCCACGCCCGTAACGGCGTGCGCTGTTCTTCCGAGATACTGTGCTGCAGGTATGATTCAGCTCCAAAACATCGCGCTAGCCTTTGGCGGCACGCCGCTGTTCACGGATTTGACGTGGACGATTACGCCCGATGCCGAGCGCATTGGCCTGATTGGCCCCAACGGCGCGGGAAAGTCGACCCTGCTGAAGGTGATCGCGGGCGAGCAGCCCGTGGATAGCGGGCACGTGTCAACCGGCCGCCTCTCGGTGGGCTACCTGGAGCAGGACGTGCACGAGATGCCGGCCGACCGGAGCGTGCGCGCCGAGGCGCAGCGCGCGTTTGATGACGTGCTGGCCCTGGAGGCGAAGGAGGAGGAGCTTACCGCACAGCTCGACGCGGCCACCGATTACGAAAGCGAGGCCTATCAGCAGCTGCTGGATCGGCTGGCCCGCGTGCAAGAGCAACTCCACGCCCACGAAGCCCACCGCATGCGGTCGGCGGTGGATGCTACGCTCACCGGCCTCGGCTTTGCCCCCGACGACCTCGACCGCCCCCTGCGTACGTTCTCGGGCGGCTGGCGCATGCGCGTGGCCCTGGCCAAGCTCCTCTTGCAACGGCCGGATGTGCTGCTGCTCGACGAGCCCACCAACCACCTCGACATCGACAGCATCGACTGGTTGGAAGGCTACCTGAAGTCGTACCCCGGCACGGTCATCATCGTCTCGCACGACCGGTACTTCCTCGACCGCATGGTCACGCAGACGGTGGAGCTGGCTGCGGGGCGCCTTGCGCAGTACGACGGCAACTACTCGCACTACCTGGAGGCCCGCAAAGAGCGCCGGGCGCAATGGCAAGCCGAGTACGAGAATCAGCAGCGGCGCATCAAGGAAATCGAGGACTTTATCGACCGCTTTCGCTACAACGCCTCCAAGGCCAGCCAGGTGCAAAGCCGCATCAAAAAGCTGGAGCGCATGGAGCGCATCCCGCCGCCGCCCTCCGAAGAGGCCACGATGCAGTTCCGGTTTCCCGAGCCCCCCCGCGTGGGCCGTGTGGTCCTGGAGCTTTCGACCTTCTCGAAAACCTATGCTGCCGAGACGGGCCCCGTTCATGTGTTCGATAACGCCGGGCCGCTCACGGTGGAGCGCGGCGACAAGATTGCCCTGATTGGCCCCAACGGCGCAGGAAAGTCGACCCTGGCGCGTATCCTGAAGGGCACCGAGCCGTTTGAAGGGACCCGCGAGCTGGGCCACAACGCGCAGCCGGCCCTCTTTGCCCAGCACCAGGCCGACACGCTCGCGCCCGATCAAACCGTGCTGGAGGCTGTGCGCGCCGTTGCCCCCGGCGCCGACACCACCGCCCTGCGCACGCTTTTGGGCACGTTCCTGTTCACCGGCGACGACGTCTTCAAAGAGATCAAGGTGCTGAGTGGCGGCGAGCGAAGCCGCGTGGCCCTGGCGCGCACCCTCTTGCGCCCTGCCAACCTGCTGCTGCTCGACGAGCCTACCAACCACCTCGACATCCAGTCGAAGCAAGTACTCATCGAAGCGCTGCAGCAGTACAGCGGCACCTTCGTCATCGTCTCGCACGACCGCCACT comes from Salisaeta longa DSM 21114 and encodes:
- a CDS encoding ABC-F family ATP-binding cassette domain-containing protein, whose amino-acid sequence is MIQLQNIALAFGGTPLFTDLTWTITPDAERIGLIGPNGAGKSTLLKVIAGEQPVDSGHVSTGRLSVGYLEQDVHEMPADRSVRAEAQRAFDDVLALEAKEEELTAQLDAATDYESEAYQQLLDRLARVQEQLHAHEAHRMRSAVDATLTGLGFAPDDLDRPLRTFSGGWRMRVALAKLLLQRPDVLLLDEPTNHLDIDSIDWLEGYLKSYPGTVIIVSHDRYFLDRMVTQTVELAAGRLAQYDGNYSHYLEARKERRAQWQAEYENQQRRIKEIEDFIDRFRYNASKASQVQSRIKKLERMERIPPPPSEEATMQFRFPEPPRVGRVVLELSTFSKTYAAETGPVHVFDNAGPLTVERGDKIALIGPNGAGKSTLARILKGTEPFEGTRELGHNAQPALFAQHQADTLAPDQTVLEAVRAVAPGADTTALRTLLGTFLFTGDDVFKEIKVLSGGERSRVALARTLLRPANLLLLDEPTNHLDIQSKQVLIEALQQYSGTFVIVSHDRHFLDAVAERIWRVGDGGVRTFPGTYSEFRWKRAQEQQASEPSAGDGAAASAQPDASPSAANDAGAPDPSDGRFTGLNSYQLKQTLEATEAAILEKEEKQAALQKQMATPEAADGSTMRELSEAYQALDKELATLYDDWDELTERVLALDA
- the gatB gene encoding Asp-tRNA(Asn)/Glu-tRNA(Gln) amidotransferase subunit GatB, coding for MLHDEYEPVIGLEVHCQLRTSSKLFSPEAAQGDGAPNTQVDPVSLGHPGTLPVLNKKAVAYAVRMGLATHCSIAEHSTFARKHYFYPDLPKGYQISQHDMPLCYDGYLDVPAGAAAGDDPAAPTRRVHITRIHLEEDAGKSMHSAGHTRVDYNRCGVPLIEIVTAPDVRHPREASRCLQTIRRIVRYLGISDGTLADGSLRCDANISVRRRGHTALGTRTEVKNLNSIRHVADALTYEALRHMRCHIRGAPVTQATLRWDAAAGQTRVLRTKEDAPDYRYMPDPDLPPVVVDEAMRTAQREALPEMPDARRERFINDIGLSPYAAGVLVEERSVADYFEDTLRALFKHTKGGDTTAQAQAVANFIMTNVLRERNERNTSIDALGVSPERLAELVYLRLDARVSSSGAQDIFTALLETPNRSAEAIAEERNLLQVSDADAIRPVVDAVVADHSDKVTTYRNGKQGLLGFFIGRVMDRFDGSPDPQVVRRLLKETLDA